In Spirosoma aureum, a single genomic region encodes these proteins:
- a CDS encoding HesB/IscA family protein, producing the protein MVTVSEIAKNKIVELRQKDGLADEYSIRVAVQGGGCSGLMYDLQFDATQQPTDHVVEDKGIKILVDRKSLLYLAGTELDFSDGLNGKGFQFKNPNASRTCGCGESFAV; encoded by the coding sequence ATGGTTACTGTTTCAGAAATCGCTAAAAATAAGATTGTTGAACTACGCCAGAAAGATGGCCTTGCCGACGAATACTCCATTCGGGTGGCTGTGCAGGGCGGAGGTTGTTCGGGTCTGATGTATGATCTACAATTTGATGCAACACAGCAGCCAACCGACCATGTCGTTGAAGATAAAGGCATTAAGATTCTGGTAGACCGTAAAAGTCTGTTGTATCTGGCCGGCACTGAGCTTGATTTTTCGGACGGTTTGAATGGCAAAGGATTTCAGTTTAAAAATCCGAACGCCAGTCGCACCTGCGGTTGTGGCGAAAGTTTTGCCGTATAA
- the gpmI gene encoding 2,3-bisphosphoglycerate-independent phosphoglycerate mutase, whose product MNKKVILIILDGWGIPLKPDVSAIESASTPFMNSLYPKYPNSTLEASGLAVGLPAGQMGNSEVGHMNLGAGRIVYQDLVKVNKAVDEHTLDHEPVLVDALTYAKTQGKKVHFIGLVSDGGVHAHIDHVKGLLSIAQAHGLTDVFVHAFTDGRDTDPKGGVGYLTDLQAHMAISTGKIASVIGRYYAMDRDNRWERVKVAYDAMVHGTGLLTNEAISALQASYDAGVTDEFVKPIIVAKADGSPVALIEEGDVVLCFNFRTDRGREITQALTQKDFPEQGMKKLALDYITMTNYDSEFVGVKVIFDKDNLEKTLGEVIAEAGRKQIRIAETEKYPHVTFFFSGGREEPFAGEKRLLCPSPKEMVIYDEQGVPTTIPVKTYDQKPEMAAFDIRDAIIPELMSEEPDFICLNFANTDMVGHTGVFEAVVKAAETADACAKAVTEAALEHGYATIIIADHGNAEYMRNDDGTPNTAHTTNLVPCILVDKDYHLALNNGKLADIAPTILQLMGIPQPPEMTGVSLIKE is encoded by the coding sequence ATGAACAAAAAAGTCATTCTCATCATCCTCGACGGTTGGGGTATCCCGCTCAAACCCGACGTATCGGCCATTGAATCGGCCAGTACGCCTTTCATGAACTCGCTGTATCCGAAGTACCCTAACAGTACACTGGAAGCATCAGGACTGGCGGTTGGTTTGCCAGCCGGGCAGATGGGCAATTCGGAAGTAGGTCACATGAATCTGGGCGCTGGCCGAATCGTTTATCAGGATCTCGTTAAGGTTAATAAAGCCGTTGATGAGCATACCCTTGATCATGAGCCTGTACTGGTTGATGCACTGACCTATGCCAAAACACAGGGCAAGAAAGTCCATTTTATCGGATTGGTCTCAGACGGTGGTGTTCATGCACACATCGACCATGTAAAAGGTCTTCTTTCCATCGCTCAAGCCCATGGCTTGACGGATGTATTCGTCCATGCTTTTACGGATGGGCGCGATACAGATCCTAAAGGTGGAGTTGGCTATCTGACCGATTTGCAGGCGCATATGGCGATCTCAACGGGAAAAATCGCGAGCGTAATTGGCCGCTATTATGCCATGGATCGCGATAATCGCTGGGAACGCGTTAAAGTTGCCTATGATGCTATGGTTCATGGAACGGGACTTCTCACCAACGAAGCCATCAGTGCGTTACAGGCTTCCTACGACGCTGGCGTTACAGACGAATTCGTGAAACCGATCATTGTCGCTAAAGCCGATGGATCTCCGGTGGCCCTTATTGAAGAGGGCGACGTGGTATTGTGCTTCAACTTCCGCACCGACCGTGGCCGCGAAATCACTCAAGCCCTTACCCAAAAAGACTTCCCCGAACAGGGCATGAAGAAATTGGCACTGGATTATATCACCATGACCAATTACGACAGCGAATTTGTGGGCGTAAAAGTTATTTTTGATAAAGACAATCTGGAAAAAACACTGGGTGAAGTGATCGCCGAGGCAGGCCGAAAACAGATTCGAATTGCCGAGACGGAAAAATATCCGCACGTAACGTTCTTCTTTTCGGGTGGTCGCGAGGAGCCTTTTGCTGGCGAAAAGCGTCTACTCTGTCCATCCCCTAAAGAGATGGTTATCTACGACGAACAAGGCGTACCGACCACAATACCGGTAAAAACCTACGATCAGAAGCCCGAAATGGCTGCTTTCGACATCCGCGATGCCATCATTCCGGAGTTGATGAGCGAGGAGCCCGACTTTATTTGTCTCAACTTTGCCAATACGGATATGGTTGGTCATACGGGCGTTTTTGAGGCTGTAGTCAAGGCTGCTGAAACGGCCGATGCCTGCGCCAAAGCTGTTACAGAAGCTGCGCTGGAACATGGCTATGCAACGATCATCATCGCCGACCACGGTAATGCGGAGTACATGCGTAACGACGACGGTACGCCTAACACAGCGCATACGACCAATCTGGTGCCCTGCATCCTGGTTGATAAAGACTATCATCTAGCACTAAACAATGGCAAACTCGCTGATATCGCCCCAACCATCCTGCAACTCATGGGTATTCCCCAACCGCCAGAAATGACGGGAGTGAGTTTGATCAAGGAGTAA
- a CDS encoding low molecular weight protein-tyrosine-phosphatase, with amino-acid sequence MINVLFVCYGNICRSPVAEGVFRTLVEEQELSKLIQCDSAGTASFHIGQLSDRRTRENALEHGLTLTHRARRITGDDLALFNYFVAMDETNLEAIEKLNYRSTGLYSNDTIFLLREFDPDVNDEPNVPDPYYEGPEVFEEVYQITLRCCRQLLTYLIQQHNLSERKGELANE; translated from the coding sequence ATGATAAACGTTCTCTTCGTTTGTTATGGTAACATTTGCCGGTCGCCAGTGGCAGAGGGCGTATTCCGGACGTTAGTCGAAGAACAGGAATTAAGCAAACTTATTCAATGTGATTCGGCTGGCACGGCGTCTTTTCACATTGGTCAGCTATCTGATCGTCGAACACGGGAAAACGCCCTCGAACATGGTCTGACACTCACCCACCGCGCCCGGCGCATCACTGGCGACGATCTGGCCCTGTTCAATTATTTCGTGGCGATGGATGAGACTAATCTGGAAGCCATTGAAAAGCTAAACTACCGTAGTACAGGACTGTATTCCAACGACACTATTTTTCTGCTACGTGAATTTGACCCCGACGTCAACGACGAACCGAATGTTCCAGACCCCTACTACGAAGGACCCGAAGTTTTCGAAGAAGTCTATCAAATCACGTTACGCTGCTGCCGCCAACTGCTTACGTACTTAATTCAACAGCATAATCTTAGTGAACGAAAGGGTGAATTAGCGAATGAGTGA
- a CDS encoding 2-oxoglutarate dehydrogenase E1 component, with protein MDQYSYIANSDAAYVDQLYQSYKQDPQAVDESWQQFFKGFEFSLTYGENANGSNGKTNGASANGNGQTAHQADVSAKPVDASHAEKEVSVASLIKAYRSRGHLLAKTNPLKARKDRQPRVDLPDYALSDADLDTVFESGKLLGIGPATLRVIMDSLRKIYAGEIGFEYMYIRELDVKNWLRNKIEKEALVFMPSLDEKKRILEKLNEATVFENFLATKYLGQKRFSLEGGEVTIPALDTIINQAADMGVEEVMIGMAHRGRLNVLANILGKSYESIFDGFEGNVPDQVHGDGDVKYHLGYSSLIETKSGKQISVKLAPNPSHLEAVNPVVEGFVRAQADEEYKGDFTKIMPILIHGDAAVAGQGIVYEVTQMAKLAGYKTGGTVHFVINNQIGFTTDFEDARSSIYCSDVAKIIDAPIFHVNGDDPEAVIFCAKLAVEFREKFNRDVFIDMVCYRRYGHNEADEPKFTQPTMYNIIDKHANPRELYKDLLIQRGDVDAELATRMDTEFKKQLQDRLDRVKQKAEIPYKPLRLDLDWAELRFSEPSDFDKSPETKISPETLELVGKALVKIPEGFKPLKQIDKLLKDRQTMLNDTKMVNWGTAELLAYGSLLLEGKPVRLSGQDVQRGTFSHRHSVLHDAETNQSYSSLDFIQEGQQKFQVYNSLLSEYGVLGFEYGYAMANPHALVIWEAQFGDFSNGAQLIIDQFIAAAESKWGIQNGLALLLPHGYEGQGPEHSNARPERYLQLYAEHNMVVANITTPANFFHLMRRQLAWAFRKPLVVMSPKSLLRHPKCISPVDELTQGSFQEVLGDSYAQAKKVKRVLLCTGKVYYDLLDKQQADQRDDVAIVRLEQLAPLPKKQLDAVLSQYKKAELFWVQEEPENMGYWSYLLRVGMGLPIISRKAAASPATGYPKIHTQEQADIVRRAFE; from the coding sequence ATGGATCAGTACTCATATATCGCCAATTCCGACGCGGCTTACGTAGATCAACTCTATCAGTCTTACAAGCAAGACCCCCAGGCAGTTGACGAAAGCTGGCAGCAATTTTTCAAAGGATTTGAATTCTCATTGACCTATGGCGAAAACGCCAATGGGTCCAATGGTAAAACCAATGGCGCTTCAGCCAATGGAAACGGGCAAACCGCCCATCAGGCTGATGTTTCGGCAAAGCCGGTTGACGCCAGCCACGCCGAAAAAGAAGTTTCGGTCGCTAGTTTAATTAAAGCGTATCGGTCTCGTGGCCATTTGCTGGCCAAGACGAACCCGCTGAAAGCCCGTAAAGACCGCCAGCCTCGGGTCGATCTTCCCGATTATGCGCTGTCTGACGCGGATCTGGACACCGTATTTGAATCGGGTAAATTACTCGGAATCGGACCCGCTACGTTACGGGTCATTATGGATTCGCTTCGGAAGATTTACGCTGGTGAGATCGGTTTCGAGTATATGTACATCCGCGAACTGGATGTCAAGAACTGGCTCCGGAACAAAATTGAGAAGGAAGCACTCGTGTTTATGCCTTCTCTCGATGAGAAAAAACGCATTCTCGAAAAACTGAATGAAGCTACCGTTTTTGAAAACTTCCTGGCCACAAAATATTTGGGTCAGAAGCGGTTTTCGCTCGAAGGTGGTGAGGTAACTATTCCGGCGCTGGATACAATTATCAATCAGGCGGCCGACATGGGCGTTGAGGAAGTGATGATCGGTATGGCCCACCGGGGGCGCCTGAACGTATTGGCGAATATTCTGGGCAAATCATACGAATCAATATTTGATGGGTTCGAAGGAAATGTGCCCGATCAGGTACATGGTGATGGTGACGTTAAATACCATCTTGGCTATTCCAGCCTGATTGAAACCAAATCGGGAAAGCAGATCAGTGTCAAACTGGCTCCGAACCCGTCGCACCTGGAAGCCGTCAATCCGGTAGTTGAAGGGTTTGTGCGGGCACAGGCCGATGAAGAATACAAAGGCGACTTTACCAAAATAATGCCCATCCTGATCCATGGTGATGCTGCCGTGGCCGGGCAGGGTATTGTCTATGAAGTGACACAAATGGCTAAGCTGGCGGGTTACAAAACCGGCGGTACAGTCCATTTTGTGATTAACAACCAGATTGGGTTTACGACTGACTTTGAAGATGCCCGGTCGTCGATTTACTGCTCCGATGTGGCTAAAATTATCGATGCGCCGATTTTTCACGTAAATGGCGATGATCCCGAAGCGGTAATTTTCTGCGCTAAACTGGCGGTTGAGTTTCGTGAGAAGTTCAATCGTGATGTCTTCATCGATATGGTCTGCTATCGTCGCTACGGTCATAATGAAGCCGATGAGCCGAAGTTTACCCAGCCAACGATGTATAACATCATCGATAAGCACGCCAACCCGCGTGAGCTCTACAAAGACCTGCTTATTCAGCGGGGCGATGTAGACGCCGAACTGGCAACGCGCATGGATACGGAGTTTAAAAAGCAATTGCAGGATCGCCTTGATCGGGTGAAACAGAAGGCCGAAATTCCCTATAAACCACTGCGCCTTGACCTTGACTGGGCTGAGCTTCGGTTTAGTGAGCCGAGTGATTTTGATAAGTCGCCCGAAACGAAAATTTCGCCCGAAACGCTGGAATTGGTCGGTAAAGCTCTGGTGAAAATTCCGGAAGGATTTAAGCCGTTGAAGCAAATTGACAAATTGCTGAAAGATCGGCAGACCATGCTCAACGATACGAAAATGGTGAACTGGGGAACGGCTGAATTGCTGGCCTATGGTTCACTGCTGCTCGAAGGAAAGCCCGTTCGGTTGAGTGGTCAGGATGTGCAGCGTGGTACATTCTCGCACCGCCATTCCGTGCTGCATGATGCTGAAACGAATCAATCGTATTCGTCGCTCGATTTCATTCAGGAAGGCCAGCAGAAGTTTCAGGTTTACAACTCGCTGCTGTCGGAATACGGTGTGTTGGGATTTGAATATGGTTATGCCATGGCGAACCCCCACGCATTGGTCATTTGGGAGGCACAATTTGGTGATTTCTCGAATGGTGCCCAGTTGATCATCGACCAGTTTATCGCGGCTGCCGAATCGAAGTGGGGTATCCAGAACGGTTTGGCGCTCCTGCTGCCGCATGGGTACGAGGGTCAGGGACCTGAGCACTCGAATGCCCGTCCAGAACGCTATTTACAGCTCTATGCCGAACACAATATGGTCGTGGCCAACATCACGACGCCAGCCAACTTCTTCCACCTGATGCGTCGGCAACTGGCATGGGCATTCCGTAAACCACTTGTGGTTATGTCGCCTAAGTCGTTGCTACGTCATCCCAAATGCATTTCGCCTGTGGATGAACTGACGCAAGGTAGCTTCCAGGAAGTTCTTGGCGATAGTTATGCACAGGCTAAAAAGGTGAAACGCGTCTTACTTTGCACGGGGAAAGTGTATTATGACCTGTTGGACAAGCAGCAGGCTGATCAGCGTGATGATGTAGCTATCGTTCGGCTGGAACAGCTGGCTCCATTGCCTAAAAAACAGTTGGATGCTGTACTGAGTCAGTACAAAAAAGCGGAGCTATTCTGGGTACAGGAAGAACCAGAAAACATGGGATACTGGTCTTACCTGTTGCGTGTCGGCATGGGTCTGCCGATTATCTCACGGAAGGCTGCGGCTTCGCCAGCAACGGGTTACCCCAAAATACATACCCAGGAACAAGCAGACATCGTTCGCAGAGCGTTTGAATAA
- the mce gene encoding methylmalonyl-CoA epimerase yields MLTNVEHIGIAVRDIAASNDLFTKLLGIEPYKSEIVETEGVATSFFRINQTKIELLEALTPTSPIAGFLEKKGEGIHHIAFEVDDIYAEMDRLKGEGFTLLSETPKTGADNKLVCFLHPKGTNGVLIELCQERKNSD; encoded by the coding sequence ATGCTCACCAACGTCGAACACATCGGTATTGCTGTCCGCGACATTGCCGCGTCCAATGATTTATTTACAAAGCTTCTAGGCATAGAGCCCTATAAATCCGAAATAGTGGAAACGGAAGGAGTCGCAACGTCTTTCTTCCGAATCAATCAAACCAAAATTGAGCTACTGGAAGCCTTAACTCCGACAAGTCCGATTGCCGGATTTCTGGAAAAGAAAGGGGAAGGCATCCATCATATTGCCTTTGAAGTAGATGATATCTATGCAGAAATGGATCGGCTAAAAGGCGAAGGCTTTACGTTGCTGAGCGAAACACCCAAAACGGGAGCCGACAATAAGCTTGTCTGTTTTTTACATCCGAAAGGAACCAATGGCGTATTAATCGAACTATGTCAGGAGCGCAAAAATAGTGACTAA
- the odhB gene encoding 2-oxoglutarate dehydrogenase complex dihydrolipoyllysine-residue succinyltransferase — protein MAVDMKIPPVGESITEVTVGTWYKKEGDHVKMDDVLCGLDSDKATFELTAEADGILHILAQEGDVLPIGASICTIDNGGSAPSAAPTPEPAKAEVPKPAEQAAPVAESTPVSQPVAEPAAAPVAAATGGSVVEMKVPAVGESVTEVTIASWSKKDGDQVALDEVLCELESDKATFELPAEAAGTLRIVAQAGETLPIGALIAKIETGAATAQPVATPQPAQPAPAAQPAAPAEAVSNGQNGYAAHYPSPAAAKILDEKGVSAQQVQGTGVGGRVTKEDALKASPAPVQPAAPAAQPAPPAQPAVAKPAAPAPVVAGERGQRREKMTSLRRTIARRLVAVKNETAMLTTFNEVDMKPIMDLRNKYKDKFKEKHGVGLGFMSFFTKAICAALKEFPAVNAQIDGDSIIYNDFCDVSIAVSTERGLVVPVIRNAEKLSFAQIEKEIGRLAGLARDNKLTIEQMTGGTFTITNGGTFGSMLSTPIINAPQSAILGMHNIVERPVVVNGEIVIRPIMYVALSYDHRIIDGKESVSFLVRVKQILEDPARLLLEM, from the coding sequence ATGGCCGTTGATATGAAAATTCCTCCAGTGGGGGAATCCATTACCGAAGTTACTGTTGGCACCTGGTATAAGAAAGAAGGTGATCATGTAAAAATGGACGACGTTCTCTGTGGACTCGACTCCGATAAAGCGACGTTTGAATTAACGGCCGAAGCCGACGGAATCCTTCACATTCTGGCACAGGAGGGCGATGTGTTGCCGATCGGCGCCAGCATTTGCACAATTGATAACGGCGGTAGCGCACCAAGTGCGGCCCCGACACCTGAGCCAGCCAAGGCTGAAGTGCCTAAACCTGCAGAACAGGCGGCTCCTGTTGCCGAATCGACTCCGGTTTCACAACCAGTTGCCGAACCTGCAGCGGCACCAGTCGCAGCAGCCACGGGTGGTAGCGTTGTGGAAATGAAAGTCCCTGCTGTTGGTGAATCAGTTACGGAAGTGACTATTGCCTCGTGGAGTAAAAAAGACGGCGATCAGGTTGCTCTCGACGAAGTTTTGTGCGAACTCGAATCTGACAAAGCCACGTTTGAACTCCCTGCCGAAGCGGCCGGAACGCTCCGGATCGTAGCCCAGGCAGGCGAAACGTTGCCCATTGGCGCATTGATTGCGAAGATTGAAACGGGTGCCGCAACTGCCCAGCCAGTAGCCACACCACAACCTGCTCAACCCGCGCCTGCCGCTCAGCCTGCAGCACCTGCTGAAGCCGTCAGTAATGGTCAGAATGGTTATGCCGCTCATTACCCTTCACCGGCTGCCGCTAAAATTCTGGATGAAAAAGGTGTCAGTGCGCAACAAGTGCAGGGAACCGGTGTTGGTGGACGTGTAACCAAAGAAGATGCGCTGAAAGCGTCGCCTGCTCCGGTACAACCCGCAGCACCTGCTGCACAACCTGCACCTCCGGCCCAACCTGCCGTGGCTAAACCCGCAGCACCAGCACCGGTTGTCGCTGGCGAACGTGGTCAGCGCCGGGAGAAAATGACCTCCCTGCGCCGGACAATTGCCCGCCGATTGGTTGCTGTTAAGAATGAAACGGCTATGCTGACTACCTTCAATGAGGTGGATATGAAGCCGATCATGGATCTGCGGAACAAATACAAAGACAAATTCAAAGAGAAACATGGCGTAGGGCTTGGCTTCATGTCCTTCTTTACGAAGGCTATTTGTGCCGCTCTGAAGGAATTCCCGGCCGTAAATGCTCAGATCGACGGAGATAGCATCATTTATAACGATTTCTGTGATGTTTCTATCGCTGTTTCGACGGAGCGCGGGCTTGTTGTACCCGTTATCCGGAATGCTGAAAAGTTAAGCTTTGCGCAAATCGAAAAAGAGATCGGCAGGCTCGCCGGGCTGGCCCGTGACAATAAGCTGACCATTGAGCAGATGACCGGCGGTACGTTCACTATCACCAACGGCGGCACATTTGGTTCAATGCTTTCGACGCCAATTATTAACGCACCCCAGTCAGCTATTCTGGGTATGCATAATATCGTTGAGCGGCCAGTTGTCGTGAATGGTGAAATCGTGATTCGGCCAATCATGTATGTCGCTTTATCGTACGATCACCGCATCATTGATGGGAAAGAATCGGTTAGCTTCCTTGTCCGTGTGAAGCAGATTCTGGAAGATCCCGCCCGTCTTCTGCTGGAGATGTAG
- a CDS encoding septum formation initiator family protein, with amino-acid sequence MLNRLLHYLRNFYVASGLSLLAWMTFFDANDLPMQIRNWWKLRELEGEATFYQTQIQKVQTERREVLGNDRLREKYAREKYLMKKPTEDIFVIVDEKNEPIEK; translated from the coding sequence ATGCTAAACCGTCTCCTCCATTATCTGCGCAATTTTTATGTTGCTTCTGGCTTAAGCCTGCTGGCATGGATGACGTTTTTTGATGCGAATGACCTTCCGATGCAAATCCGGAACTGGTGGAAATTGCGCGAACTGGAAGGAGAAGCGACCTTCTACCAGACCCAAATCCAGAAAGTCCAAACCGAACGTCGCGAAGTGCTGGGCAATGACCGGCTTCGGGAAAAGTATGCACGGGAAAAATACCTGATGAAAAAGCCTACCGAAGATATTTTCGTCATCGTTGACGAGAAAAATGAACCGATTGAAAAATAA
- a CDS encoding methionine synthase, which yields MQSVPVKTTVVGSMPFPGWLEFSSQNLAQFGPADINEMIEDAVVASVHDQVAAGLDVITDGEQTRFDFNLSFYGYINGIQNNDTELRRFGPPAHDQRGKHNIVEPLTAPKGLGVVDEYLRLKRLAPDGQGLKVSIPGPYTLSGRLLPGGLYKDRWEVTEALLPLVNKEIADLVALGVPEICVDEPSMSCYAYREDTKRFVDIFNRTVAPGVGKTRLSMHLCFGNYKGRSVGKKTIAPMLPDFLDMTVDELHSEMTILNFAEVNLLERFAEKFDVAVGVIDVKSYYIETPDDVAERIRKCLPYVPAEKLAVAPDCGLSQTARWAAKQKLANMVAGAKIVRAEL from the coding sequence ATGCAGTCAGTTCCTGTTAAAACTACGGTTGTCGGATCGATGCCGTTTCCGGGCTGGCTCGAATTTTCGAGCCAGAATCTAGCTCAGTTTGGCCCTGCCGACATCAACGAAATGATTGAAGACGCCGTAGTAGCGTCTGTTCACGATCAGGTCGCGGCCGGTTTAGACGTTATAACCGATGGCGAACAAACCCGGTTTGATTTTAATCTGTCGTTCTATGGATACATCAATGGGATTCAGAATAACGATACCGAACTACGGCGATTTGGGCCTCCTGCTCACGATCAGCGGGGTAAACACAACATTGTTGAGCCACTTACGGCTCCTAAAGGCCTTGGCGTAGTAGATGAATACCTGCGATTGAAACGATTGGCTCCTGATGGTCAGGGTCTAAAAGTTTCGATCCCCGGCCCTTATACACTCAGCGGACGGTTGCTACCCGGAGGTTTATACAAAGATCGCTGGGAGGTGACTGAAGCCTTATTGCCACTCGTCAATAAGGAGATTGCCGATTTGGTTGCCCTTGGCGTTCCGGAGATCTGCGTCGATGAACCGTCAATGTCCTGCTATGCCTACCGTGAGGATACAAAACGGTTTGTCGATATTTTCAATCGGACAGTTGCGCCGGGGGTTGGCAAAACCCGGCTTTCCATGCACCTCTGTTTCGGAAATTACAAAGGCCGGTCGGTTGGTAAGAAAACGATTGCCCCCATGCTCCCCGATTTTCTGGATATGACCGTAGACGAGCTTCACTCCGAGATGACCATCCTGAATTTTGCCGAAGTTAATCTGTTAGAACGATTTGCCGAGAAATTCGATGTTGCCGTCGGAGTGATTGATGTAAAAAGTTATTACATCGAAACTCCAGACGATGTCGCTGAGCGTATTCGGAAATGTTTACCCTACGTTCCTGCCGAAAAACTGGCCGTTGCGCCCGATTGTGGTCTTAGCCAGACAGCCCGATGGGCAGCAAAACAAAAATTAGCCAACATGGTGGCTGGAGCAAAAATTGTTCGTGCCGAATTGTAG
- a CDS encoding phytanoyl-CoA dioxygenase family protein: MKNVSLAEKMNLPWVESPFFNDLLQKKELTPEQHEMVTHYNREGFLLLRQQVSHELIDRTLQQIQNEYPAKVGEQPSRHQDLWKKYSTVREIASVPQIFDVLRLLYEREPIPFQTLNFKFGTQQRAHSDTIHFSSTPARFMCGVWVALEATNANNGPLFYYPRSQRQEEFNYFDIGIEAEENYAEYPHYEDFMEEFMEAKGYQRQEIHMEKGDVLIWSSNLVHGGMPIKGGNVTRWSQVTHYYFEGCMYYSPRFSDMFANNLNLRHVINIATGKVVQHSENGKPIETINTGSFRYAVSHNFTLPVLLKEVFKKVIGKKPF; encoded by the coding sequence ATGAAGAACGTCTCCTTAGCTGAGAAAATGAATTTGCCATGGGTCGAATCTCCTTTTTTTAACGATTTATTACAAAAAAAAGAGCTGACACCCGAGCAACATGAAATGGTTACGCATTATAATCGCGAAGGATTTTTGTTGTTGCGCCAACAGGTAAGTCACGAATTGATTGATCGAACTCTACAGCAGATCCAGAACGAATATCCAGCCAAGGTTGGCGAACAGCCTTCCCGTCATCAGGATCTTTGGAAAAAATATTCAACTGTACGCGAGATCGCGAGCGTACCACAGATTTTTGACGTACTACGGCTGCTTTATGAGCGTGAACCAATACCATTTCAGACGCTTAATTTTAAATTCGGCACACAACAGCGGGCCCACTCCGATACCATTCACTTTAGCAGTACACCCGCCCGGTTCATGTGTGGCGTATGGGTAGCGTTAGAAGCAACAAATGCCAATAACGGCCCCTTATTTTACTATCCACGTTCGCAGCGGCAGGAGGAGTTCAATTATTTTGATATCGGTATAGAAGCAGAAGAGAACTACGCTGAATATCCGCATTACGAAGATTTTATGGAGGAATTCATGGAAGCTAAAGGATATCAGCGTCAGGAAATTCATATGGAAAAAGGCGATGTATTGATTTGGTCGTCAAATCTGGTGCATGGTGGTATGCCAATTAAAGGGGGTAATGTGACACGCTGGTCGCAGGTTACGCATTATTATTTTGAAGGGTGCATGTATTACTCGCCCCGTTTTTCAGACATGTTTGCCAATAATCTGAATCTGCGCCATGTCATTAATATTGCTACCGGAAAAGTAGTACAGCACAGCGAGAATGGAAAGCCAATCGAAACCATCAATACGGGTAGCTTTCGTTATGCCGTTAGTCACAATTTTACCTTACCGGTGTTGCTGAAAGAGGTCTTCAAAAAAGTAATCGGTAAAAAGCCATTCTAG
- a CDS encoding acyl-CoA thioesterase: protein MSLQAKPVSHSRTTLTELMIPAYANFGGKIHGGTLLSLMDKVAYACSAKHAGQYCVTVSVDGVNFRQPVEVGELVSLMASVNYVGRTSLVVGIKVIAENVKVGTVKHTNTSYFTMVAKDDLDRPTEVPPLLLETPDDVRRFLEAMKRKELRAAYSEHFDNARLRMLHNENIDQLTGERCQLTDELKKNL from the coding sequence ATGTCACTTCAAGCCAAGCCCGTCAGTCATTCACGCACAACCCTGACTGAGTTAATGATTCCAGCTTATGCCAACTTTGGCGGTAAGATTCACGGTGGCACCTTGCTATCGCTGATGGATAAAGTTGCCTACGCCTGTTCAGCAAAGCATGCCGGACAGTATTGCGTAACGGTCTCTGTGGATGGCGTCAACTTTCGCCAGCCGGTTGAAGTTGGTGAGCTGGTTTCACTTATGGCATCGGTTAATTATGTTGGTCGGACTTCGCTGGTCGTTGGCATAAAAGTTATCGCTGAAAACGTAAAAGTCGGCACGGTAAAACATACGAATACCAGCTATTTTACGATGGTCGCCAAAGACGATCTCGACCGCCCAACGGAAGTACCCCCTCTCCTGCTCGAAACACCCGACGATGTTCGACGTTTTCTGGAAGCGATGAAGCGGAAAGAACTCCGTGCGGCTTACAGCGAACACTTCGATAATGCCCGCCTTCGGATGTTACATAACGAAAATATTGATCAGCTAACCGGCGAGCGTTGTCAGCTCACCGATGAGCTGAAAAAAAATCTGTAG